In Dehalococcoidia bacterium, the sequence ATAAATTTTTTCTAAGATTATATTTTTTTTCATTCTTCCCTCCGCTAGAATTATCTAGTTCAGGTTTTATGGGTCGGTTTTATACCCTCTCAGCCCTTATGAGCTCCCCAAGTAAATGTTAATGTTAAATATACAATAGTTTTCAAATTTAAAAAAACAAGTGACAGACAAAATAAATAAATTAATAAATTATACTAAGAATTTTTTTTTACTAATGTTACTAATGTTAATAGTTTCTTGTTCAAAAAATGTTTCAATCGAATCTTTAAGTTCTGAAGAAATAATATCTTTATCACAAAGTAAAATAGTAAATTCTAAATCTTTTTCTTTTGATTTAAAACATAAAAATGGATCAACTGAATTACCTGGAAATTATAATATTTCTAGAGCAAATGGTGATATTCAGAAACCAAAAAATATCATGATAGATGCAGAAATAATCTCTAATAATTTCCTTATAAAACTATCATATTTATCTCTAAACGATCAGTATTGGATTACTAATCCAATATCTTTTGATTGGATGAAAACTCCAGAGGAAGATAATCCATTTAGAAATATTGATCCTATAAATATTTTGGGAGATATTTATTCAGAAATAGAATCGATTAGGTTGGTTGAATACAAAAATAAAGAGTATCTATTGAGGGCAAATATTAATTCAAATAATCTAACTTCTTTAGTCGGAGATATAATAATTCCTGATAAAAATGTGGATATTGAATTGTTTATAAATGATGAAGGATTTGTAAGAAAAATTTTAATTTTTGGAGAAGTCCAACCCAATGACTTAAGTAATACCATAAGAGAAATTTCATTTTCTAACTGGAATGTTGAAATAGAATGGGATGAGCCTTGATTCTAGATAAAAAAATATTCTATATTTCTATTCTTTGCTTAGCAGTTTTTATAGCAGCTGATGATCAAACTGTAATTGTCACACTATTACCCAGTATGGTGTTAGATTTACGAATATCTATAGGTGAACTAAATAAAATTTCATGGACTATAACTTCCTACCTTCTAGGTTTTACTATAATTATGCCAATTGCAGGCAAGATATGTGATAAGTTTGGCTACAGATCTACCTTAATATTTTCTCTAATCATTTTTTCATTAGGTTCTTTACTAATTGGAATCACAAACTCAATACCTGAAAATTCTTATTTCCCTTCAAAATTAATGTGGATGATTATATTTAGATTTTTACAAGCTATGGGTGGAGGTGCCATAATACCAATTTGCATAGTAGGAGTGTCTTTAATTTTAGAAAAAAAATATTGGATATATGGATTTGGTTTAATTGGAGCTTCTGCAGAGTTAGGTGGAGTAATTGGGCCTCTGTGGGGGAGCCTAATTATAGAATATTTTAATTGGGAAACCGCATTTTTAATTAACATACCTATATCAATTTTGATAATATTTCTTATGTATTTTTTACCTAAAAGTAGTATTTCTCAAATCAAAATAAAAATTTTTGACATAATGATTTTTTCTGTAATTATAATTCTTTCTACTTATTTAATATCTGAGTATAATGGAATTGATTTTTCTGCTTTAATAATAATTTCAACTCTATTAGTTTTGTCATCATTATTTGTAATAAGAATTTTGAAAAAACATCAGAACTTTTTACCCAATGAACTCCTGAATAATAAATCATTTATGACATCGTCATTTATTCATTTTTTTGTAGGAGCTAGCTTAATTGTTATTATGGTAACTATTCCACTTTCAGCATCTACTATTCATCAAATGGAAAATTTAGAAAT encodes:
- a CDS encoding MFS transporter translates to MILDKKIFYISILCLAVFIAADDQTVIVTLLPSMVLDLRISIGELNKISWTITSYLLGFTIIMPIAGKICDKFGYRSTLIFSLIIFSLGSLLIGITNSIPENSYFPSKLMWMIIFRFLQAMGGGAIIPICIVGVSLILEKKYWIYGFGLIGASAELGGVIGPLWGSLIIEYFNWETAFLINIPISILIIFLMYFLPKSSISQIKIKIFDIMIFSVIIILSTYLISEYNGIDFSALIIISTLLVLSSLFVIRILKKHQNFLPNELLNNKSFMTSSFIHFFVGASLIVIMVTIPLSASTIHQMENLEIGLSLLNLTLFIGVGSILGIFISKLSNFMALMIAGFICSIGIFLYSLNISEPPDELFFIFMIIGLGFGIYIVPIHNAGLKKIPEKIRGISSSMISFSRMIGMIFGLSIMTTFGTAKFSELVSGTQIFTSNVNDQQEMIESINLAGLSVFEELILGALIFSFIALFIAVLSYFYTETTDATA